Below is a genomic region from Oryzias melastigma strain HK-1 linkage group LG7, ASM292280v2, whole genome shotgun sequence.
catcacctttctgtctgtgccaaattaaCACCTGGGCTACTTAAGAAAGATACACAATATGCACaaccatctttgaaaaaatgtggataTTTGTTTTTGGGTGAACTCACGTCATGTTATGGGTAGCaacccacaaggagtgaaaggcggagcctcagagattgtgTCATTTACTTACGGgaataaaaagagtttttttttttaactatttcgtaaataatttgttctttagggtaacaaaggaaaaaaaagatcatatatatatatatatatatatggagaGTGAATACACATTGAGATAAAtggttttgtggttttaaaattCTTTCTGATGAAGATGACTCTGGAAGGAGCAGCTCTCAGCTTTAGTCATGCATGTAATAACATACACAacttttaacctgtttttgatgtttaacTATAAGATATTAAAGACAGAGACATACATACATATGTGCcttagaaagacaaaaacaaaaacacacctcTAAGTAAAAGCAGGTTTAAAGAACTCCACTTAGCCTGTAAAAGCAGGAGAGACAGCTGGAGGTTCTGTGGAAAAACAGGTCTAGACACATTTAATAGACTCAAAACTGAAAGTGAAGAGTTTATGTCAATGAGACCTCACAGGAAACTTGGCTCAGTAActtgagtgaaaaaaaatgaaaacaaaaatagtttaaagtgACTGGTCATGAATATTAAGTATTCTGTTTATAGGTTTGTATGTATTACGGTGCTTTAGGACAGATATAACACACAATTGACCAATCATATAAAGAGTAAAACAGTATTTAAAAACCCTATTAATACctagttttactttatttcttcaaaaagtTATATGTCACTGTtatatattactttttgtaaTAAATGACGACTCCCAACACTGTAAACTGTCAAAACTGTATTGTGGTTGAATGGAGAACTCCATGAGCAGAGCAGTGAACTCCAAGAGGATTTTAACAGACAATAGGAAGAAAAAAGCGGATATTATTACAAGTTTCTGCTTCTTTTGACATAAAATGCAGGTTCtgaacaaattcaaataaaaaacagaataaacacaAGACAAAGTATGTACAGGATTCactgtaagtaaaaaaaaatcattcgtGGTGCATAAAACAGGTAGAAAAATGtccataaaacattaaaaattaatacaaataagACACAATTCAGAGATGAGTGCAACGTCACTAAAATGAAAAGTCAAACACACATCTGAACACATTTAAATCTATGTTCATTTGAACATCTAGAATCAATTTACTTCCTTCTACTGATATTGACTTTACCAGTAGATCTATGGCCTGGTAAAATGGCAATACTaggaatatatataaaaaaaaaagttaccatttgttgtatttatgtttaCCCAAGAATGGTAGTACAATGGATAAAATATCCATAATGTGTATCATGGTTCGACCAGAGGTATTTCTACTTCTAGACTTTCTATGACGAACGCTGAGGTTGCACATTCGTCAAAACTTAACAATTCCTGtgtattgtttttcttattttacataAGCCATCGTCTGTGCATCAACTGCACCATGTTCACTTATTTGCACAAGTTTTACACAGAAACCTTCAGTCATTCAGGCCAAGTGTATAACCTATCTGCAATGCCAAACGTCCACATTCTACGATATAAGTTTCAAACTAATGCATAGCATACACTTACACATTGTTATTGCCACAGTCATGACAACAGTCAACAATAGTATTGAATGGTTAACTAATGTTGTACAGTCATAATGAAATTCTGTTCAGACATCAGACGTCAACAACACATTCTAAAGTCACATAACCCTAGTGTATTGTCTGTGAATATTTAAAacctttatgtttatttaacaatcatgtcaatttttcttttttagggtatttttttctgtgtcagaATAGATTGTCAAATTTTGGAACAGATTTGTTAAAGTTCCACTtctcgtcttttgatctattgtcaaagtgttcccagtcgtcttttgattatgattattctgtttttagacaattttttattttttattttaatgtcattttctagttcATAAAATGGCAGTAGATCATTAGAAATATgtatctgagttgtgggcgagactaTTGTTACAGAGTAGCCTGcacccacttcccatcatcccttcacTTACTCACTCTCCTTCTAGCTCACAGCCCTCGACACCCCCAATGAcgagcaacatcagagctatccagttgtacagtttagatccagattccaggtcagacgaggaaaacaaagacgttcatggatctatttgtctacaagtggatgcatcagaccGCAGTAGAGCGGGGAGCGTTTGGCCCACCCACCATATTCCAACAGagcaaataaaatctttttcaaaatgcatttttctcatctgctcTAAAATCCCATTAaataaaactcagaaatgcacattttcatgATGTACGTCTGCTATTATCACTAAAATTGCCACTAAAACATGTTCCGGTGGATCTTTAAATTGAATTGGTTTAATTGGCCAAAAGACTTTATATCCAGACAAATATTAGATATAGTTCTAGGaaagaggtctgcaacctgccaCTGcaaagccacatgtggctctttgactccATTGTGGCtttaatgaagaataaaaacaaccaaTATTATGACACACCAGATTAtacagcagattttctatttttaaataaattcagggATTTTATGTgtgctaaattatttttaaaaatacagtaaaagtaaattaattaatttaattttggtttgttagaattaaaaaaatctgactgagatgcaccacaaatactaaaataaacttgtttttaatcgCTGTTTAATCATCTACTGCTACATTTGCTGAATTGATCCTGTGAcacagtgtcttttattttgaaagggagttgAAAGTAGTGGTATTTAGtattagtattttttctttatctgtatattttatttaaaccaaaaaaacagcagtttattTATGCATATGTAAATAGTAAAATTAACATGGATCCAAATTggtgtctttatttttctatagggGGGAAGTCAGACGTTGAGGCTCCTCCCGGGTCGACCCGCTCCAATGGGTCTTTAGTGTCGAAGGTTGGAGATCAATGTTCTAAGAACTNNNNNNNNNNNNNNNNNNNNNNNNNNNNNNNNNNNNNNNNNNNNNNNNNNNNNNNNNNNNNNNNNNNNNNNNNNNNNNNNNNNNNNNNNNNNNNNNNNNNNNNNNNNNNNNNNNNNNNNNNNNNNNNNNNNNNNNNNNNNNNNNNNNNNNNNNNNNNNNNNNNNNNNNNNNNNNNNNNNNNNNNNNNNNNNNNNNNNNNNNNNNNNNNNNNAAAACAGCAAATTATGTATACATATGTAAATAGTAAAATTAACATGGATCCAAatcgtctttatttttctaaagggggAAGTCAGACGTTGAGGCTCCTCCCGGGTCGACCCGCTCCAATGGGTCTTTAGTGTCGAAGGTTGCAGATCAATGTTCTAAGAATTCAGATCATTCGGATTTtggaaaaagcattttaaacatattaaaaacaaattttattttttttattctttaaaagaaattaaaaaaaaaataatattgcttTAAATGTGTGGGGGAAAAGCCAAATCAGAGcaccccttcaaaataaagtactaaagtCGTATTTTATTCACTTCTAGTTTaaggagttttatttatttgtttgttgtttttacccTTATGTCTTATTTTGTTATAAAGTAAAGTTTATGGTATTGATGAAGTCTTTTGTCCAGTCATTCAGAGGTTAAGAAAGGCTTGTTTGGGTACATGACTGTTGCAGAATGAAGGATTTCTGTGCAGAGTTCTCATCAACTCTCCTCCAAGCTTGTCGTTCTTCTAGAAGTTTCcaacatttgtcattttctaaatcaGTGTCTCTCAAAAATTGgacaaatctgtctaaaattTGTCTTAATTTCCTCCTCTTAGTGTCTGTCTGGGTTGCGGGCCGGTCGGATCAGGGCCGGTACCCCCACAGAGCTGGATTAGTGAACCGTGTGGAGGGACAGTTTTCATGGCAGACGCAGGAGTGGATCATCATGACGGCTCGCCGCAGCGGTCTGCCCCCGCGGCAGCGGAAGGTCACCTGAGCGGTGGAGGTTCGGTACGGCGTGCAGCAGCGGGAGTCGGAGCACTGGCCGCAGTACCGCAGCCGGTAGGTCCGAGCGCTGTAGCAGCCCTGATGAACGAGCCTGACGGGCCCTGGTGACGTGTAGCTGGTCTTACACCGCCCCTGCTGCCCCCTCTGAGGACAAAGACAAGGCAGACGCTTTCGTCACGTAACCTTTTAACCTGAGCACAAACACAGTCTAACGCCGTAAATTCCTGCAGTAACTATGGAAAAGGGTCAAGACAGAACTATTCTTCACAATATCATCCCTCCTTTCAATGCAGAAAAATCCTGTCAGGTCAGTTGGCTGGTTTCACAGACGTAAAGCATGAGCTCATGCTGCACAGGAAGTGAGCGTTTGTGGGAACAGAGAGCAGTTGAGGCTCACCAACGGTTTTCTCGGAACAGACCGCACGTCGTTGCAGGGCCTCACTTTACAAAGTCTACTCTCCATTTGCAGCTTGCAGGCAGAGTTCTGGTTGGAGACGCGAGTGGAGACCCCCGCCCCGCAGCTTCGTGAGCAGGCGCTCCACTGGGTGCTCTGCTCCACGCAGGAGGGGCCGGCTGGAGGGAGCTGGTTTAGAGGGCGGTTTCTGGGCAAGGATGGCCACAACCTGTCTGTTCTCATGGCTGAAAAATCAGAAGGGGAAGAAAAAGCACACACTGGATGTGATGAGGGTTCACAGTCTCTCCAAACCggtttgggccccctctgcctcactttttgggtgtccacAACTCATCGTTATTTGATGTGCTAGTATAACGAGATGagatctttctttttaattacacaaaatattgactgtCCCTAAGTTAATTTCTCTCCTTATATCCAGTGTTGGGTTGGTACCCCTCCttagtttgttcttcttctgtggtttctcCTTCATATGTTGGGCGCTCCCTTTCCctctttgttttattatctgGTGGGAGAGGTGAGTGTCCTGGAACGTTAACAAAAGGAATCCCCATTTTATCTTATGCCCATAATTCTGTTATTATTTGAGTTTTGTtactgaaaaatagaaaaacgttaaagattttaagattttatttcgGCGTAAGGATCAGCTGATCTCCCTCTACCTTTCACTCTCATGTAGTAGCTAAGACGGGCAGCTAACACCGTggtttctgtctcttttctttctGGAAAATTGTCAGATCCGCAATAAATGGAGGTGGTCTCTGAGAGTGCTGCGTTTCTTCCTCATTTACTTCCATAAACACAACGCAGAATTCATCCGGTTACACTGGCTGTTAtgattaaatcacgggtccctaACCCTCGGGGTGCTAACGGAGGCcaaactggtaccgggttagggtaccggccaGGGATCCCTGATTAGCCTATGCATTTTTGTGGCCTTGTACCAAGCGGCtctcggaccggtaccggttcacAGCCCTGACGTTTAGGATCCATGATTTATtgggaacagccaacatgtcaaaaagggtcgagttagggacacccaaaacatcaaaaagtgacctGTAGAGGGCCCAAACTATACGTCTATGTATGACGAATTGGGAGAAGGAATGCTTTGGATAAGAAGATGAAGATTTACAATGTAAGAGAGTGATAGCATAAAATTAGTAAGAGGAAAAAATGGATACCACCAGGTAGACAAATCTAAAACTAAAGAAGACAACCAGGTGAGAAACCTTTGACTAGTACAAAACAACAGTGAAAAtgtacacaaaatatttaaaacttgtgttctttgattttgcaAAGGTTAAAAAACCAACAGATTTCAGAATTCAAATGGGAATTTAACCTGTGACATTCatcatttataaattaataatatatatattattatttgtcTAGCCTGTGGGTCCAGTGTGGATAGTTGTCAAAGCTAATCTGGCCCGTCGACACCTTTAGAACTGACAGTCCAGTGGTCCCTTTGCTGATTTTAtgtatgcaatttttttttttttattagcgcATTGAGTTCTAATTGATTGCAGACAGTTTCAGTCAATCTAATTTGTGTCAAGTCTCCTGTTCAGTACTTAAAGTTACACCTTTTACAGCCCCTCTTTGTCCAGGCTTGGGACCAGCAGAAGTGTTTGTAAAGCGACATTAGGGTGGAGTTACGATAAACGTTATTTTTTAACCAGtcaaataatcaataaatcaatttatttgtagagcACATTTCATCAACATGCAGTAGAACACAAGGTGCTTGacgtaaaagacaaaaattggttaaagtttaaagagtaaaaatgtaaaaaaaaaaaaaaaaaaaaagaatgaacaaaaaaaagacaaaaattacttaaaggacaaaaaagaaatgagtaTATAAGTTTCTACTGCTAAAGTAAGACtctgcggctccttctaggttttgatcagtagaaattgAGCCCaaatcttttactgttaaaggttgctgactcCTGATCTAGACTACGGAGGTTTTTACATCTGTGGTTCAAGCTTATCCCACCAGGATAAAGAAGTCTTCTGCCCAGATCCTAAAAAGACCATAGActaatttatgcacattttgtatcacaaataaatctttatttgcaGTCCTATGATCTCTCCTTTTTGAAAAGATAAATTCttaattgacttttaaaaatctCCACAGATCCAGAAACTCAGAGCATACCAATAACTTTAGAAACATTCAGCCAGTAAcagtaaaagatgtttttgagacatttttagtCATAACGtgttaaactctttttttaagtttggatTTTAGACAGAAACGAACCAGACTGAAGCAACAGTGAACAGCCATGGACTCCTAAGGTAACATTATTGACAAACTGTTTGTGTGCTCAACAACGCAGATCGATTATCTGTTAGTATTAATGGAACAATTCACtacagcaaaaatgtgaaaacctATATTTacttgatacatttttatttgtggctttggaagaaaaacagagaaCCTGGGAAAACCCCTGTATGCGTGAGagaaacatgcaaacttcacggTTTTACCTTCCTGCCTCGTTTGTGGCCTAATCTGTGAtatcttttaaatgtatgttttcttcCTTGAAAAGCGGAAACTGCATAGTGAGCAGCATCAGGCTTCACCTCCACATGCAAAACAGTTACGTGAAAGAAGACGCTCTAACAGTCTTTTCTttcacttcttctttttcttgtttttttctctttttcttatttattcttcTGTTTCCTGCAGATTGTTTTGTAGTTCCTTGACTTTGCTCTTAATTTGTGTTTCTCCTGGtccatttttaatatatttgctttttattaccCATCATGCTCCTTTCTATCTCttcctttttgattttttttcccttggaAAATTTCTGTTGTAGTTGTTACTTCTGTTTCTACAATAACCAGctctttttccccctttttgtcattcacttcattttttttcctatttaattTTTAGCATCTGATTCAGTGTGAGGTTTGCTCACCGTCTCCATGACCTGCAGCGATGTCTGTTTTTGTCCCTATTTATGACACACTCCATCATTTGTTCCTTTTCCTTTTTAGCCTTTTCTACTGTATTTACGTGGTTCCATCAGgatattttcctcatttttgtaGCTGTTTAAATTGATCTTCCAGTTTGGTGATGACAAATTGTTGCCAGGAAGAAGCTTTTAGTAGCACGTTTGACTGAAGTTCTCAAACTTGGAGAagaatattttgtatttttactattttttattagttattacAGTTAAATGTAAAGGCTGGATAATTTTGGCAGGacactttttgttgaaaatctcATACTTGCCttctgtttgtaaaaacaaatttaaattttaataattgaaTCAATGAATATTGTTTTAGCTGTCAGCTGGTTGACTGCCCCTAACACACTAAATTCAGTATATTTGTCAAAACGTAGACACCCCTGAGAAGGTATAGACTTTGATGAGTTGCTTTATTTTGTAccaaaattattctaaaattaaagcaaagttttatctttatttctaaagtTGT
It encodes:
- the ccn5 gene encoding WNT1-inducible-signaling pathway protein 2; the encoded protein is MDRLLCDCVTAVAVLLCVAAQVLCQLCDRSCFCPGPAPECPAGVPLVLDGCGCCQVCARQQGESCTAMLPCDGQKGLQCDSSASLPGDPGECVSQEDLSCEVNGISYHDGQSFKPSCDTYCHCRGGGVVCVPACPLNARLPTPDCPNPQFVRLPGKCCKEWVCENLENTVIQDAINAMRTDRLWPSLPRNRPLNQLPPAGPSCVEQSTQWSACSRSCGAGVSTRVSNQNSACKLQMESRLCKVRPCNDVRSVPRKPLRGQQGRCKTSYTSPGPVRLVHQGCYSARTYRLRYCGQCSDSRCCTPYRTSTAQVTFRCRGGRPLRRAVMMIHSCVCHENCPSTRFTNPALWGYRP